The Nitrospiraceae bacterium genome segment CGACCGTGGCTTCCCATCGCACCAGCGGCAATCGCTGTTGCACGATGAGATCCGCGCTGTGGCAGACGGAACAGCGAGCGAGGATCAATCCTTCCGCACGTGGCGCCAGCGACACGCTCACCGTAGCCAAGTTCTCTTCTTCCGCCGACGTTATGACGGCGAGACCAAGAAGCGCGCTGATCATGAAGAGAACAGCTCCCCCTCGCCTTATGCCTGACGCCTGACGGTTCATGCTTCTGTCACCGTTACCGTGACTCGATCCCATCCATTCCACAGAAACCCGCTTGGATTCCACGGACTCGTGGCCGGCTGCACGTCTCCGCGCTCATCGGTCGCACGACAGAGAATAGGGAACGTTCCGGCTGTCTTCGCGTTCCAGATCAATTGCCATTGTCTCCAGGCGTACGGTTGATCCTCGCCGACCAAGCGAGCCGGCTCCCAGGTTTTTCCCTCGTCGATCGACACCTCGACCTTCACCACCTTCGCCTCACCGCTCCAGGCCACACCTTGAATCGTGATGGAACCTGCCTTCACGGTTTCACCCTCTTGCGGCGCAGCAACAAGTGACTTCACGATCATCTTTTCCACCGGTGTCGATGGTCCGCTCGAGGATGTGCCGGGTTCCACAGGCCTTGTCGGCACGCGATAGGCAGTTTGCATGTAATACCCCTTTGCCTCCTCCGTCTGGACCGTAATATCGGTCAACCACTTCGTGCATGAATCCGCCATCCACCCCGGCGTGATCACCCTGAGCGGCGCCCCATGCAACAGCGGCAGGGGGCGCCCGTTCATCTCGTAGGCGAGAATCGTGTCCGGATGAAGCGCCTTGTTAAGCGGGATGCTGCGGACGAACAGCGGCACTGAGTCGACGACCGGTCGATCAGCTCCTAGGAACTGCACGTGATGCGCCTGCTCC includes the following:
- a CDS encoding sulfite oxidase translates to MNATGSAAPTSRRSMLKTLLQGLGLGLVMPNLHRSANAGNESAGTRETASLTVRVTHPLDAETPVREFTSFLTPTSRFFVRSHFGPPPPEAISQANWRLRVGGLVEQSREFTLKDLRHMESVTITAVVQCSGNGRAHHRPKVPGVQWDRGAVGNAQWTGVRLHDVLGQAGIKEQAHHVQFLGADRPVVDSVPLFVRSIPLNKALHPDTILAYEMNGRPLPLLHGAPLRVITPGWMADSCTKWLTDITVQTEEAKGYYMQTAYRVPTRPVEPGTSSSGPSTPVEKMIVKSLVAAPQEGETVKAGSITIQGVAWSGEAKVVKVEVSIDEGKTWEPARLVGEDQPYAWRQWQLIWNAKTAGTFPILCRATDERGDVQPATSPWNPSGFLWNGWDRVTVTVTEA